One window of Populus nigra chromosome 5, ddPopNigr1.1, whole genome shotgun sequence genomic DNA carries:
- the LOC133695479 gene encoding ABC transporter F family member 5-like, protein MDLSTKFHSTFFTGATLFNPQQKLSLLKPNPSLLSTKFTINNTNSFNFPTRRPSSKIKARLSTATIETSVAEPETDIESLFSSNSDVEFDKNRLRKQSNRGASGISSGIKLENISKSYKGVTVLKDVTWEVKKGEKVGLVGVNGAGKTTQLRIMTGLEEPDSGNVIKAKANMKIAFLSQEFEVSMSRTVKEEFMSAFKEEMEIAKRLEKVQKAIEGSVEDLELMGRLLDEFDLLQRRAQAVDLDEVDAKISKLMPELGFSPEDPYRLVAAFSSGWQMRMSLGKILLQDPDLLLLDEPTNHLDLDTIEWLEGYLQKQDVPMVIISHDRAFLDQLCTKIVETDMGVSRTFEGNYSQYIISKAEWVEAQLAAWEKHQREIEHTRDLISRLGSGANSGRASSAEKKLERLQEEDQIEKPFQRKQMKIRFPERGRSGRSVVVIRDLEFGYEDKVLFNKTNLMIERGEKIAIIGPNGCGKSTLLKLIMGLEKPSRGEIVLGEHNVLPNYFEQNQAEALDLDKTVLQTVEEVAEDWRLDDIKGLLGRCNFKVDMLDRKVSFLSGGEKARLAFCKFMVKPSTLLVLDEPTNHLDIPSKEMLEEAISEYKGTVITVSHDRYFIKQIVNRVVEVKDGKLQDYAGDYNYYLEKNLDARVRELEREAELEDKAPKVKAKSKMSKAEKEARKKQKMKAFQAAKQKSKGLKNSKRWN, encoded by the exons ATGGACTTGTCCACTAAATTCCACTCTACCTTCTTCACCGGTGCAACCCTTTTCAATCCTCAACAAAAACTCTCACTTCTTAAACCAAACCCATCTCTCTTATCCACTAAATTCACTATAAACAACACTAATTCATTCAACTTCCCTACCAGAAGACCGAGTTCTAAAATCAAAGCACGCTTATCAACGGCCACGATAGAAACATCTGTTGCCGAACCCGAAACCGACATAGAGTCATTGTTTTCAAGCAATTCGGATGTTGAGTTCGACAAGAACCGCTTAAGAAAGCAATCAAACCGTGGGGCTTCTGGGATATCTTCAGGTATTAAGCTAGAAAATATAAGCAAGAGTTATAAAGGTGTTACTGTTTTGAAAGACGTGACTTGGGAAGTGAAAAAGGGTGAGAAAGTTGGATTAGTGGGTGTAAATGGAGCAGGCAAAACGACCCagttgagaattatgactgggCTAGAGGAGCCTGATTCAGGAAATGTGATTAAAGCCAAAGCCAATATGAAGATTGCGTTCTTGAGTCAAGAGTTTGAGGTTTCTATGAGTAGGACTGTGAAGGAAGAGTTTATGAGTGCTTTTAAAGAGGAAATGGAGATAGCTAAGAGGTTGGAGAAGGTGCAAAAGGCTATAGAGGGATCTGTGGAGGATTTGGAGTTGATGGGGAGGTTATTGGATGAGTTTGATTTGTTGCAGAGAAGAGCACAAGCTGTGGATTTGGATGAAGTTGACGCAAAGATTAGTAAGTTGATGCCTGAGCTCGGGTTTTCCCCTGAGGATCCGTATAGGTTGGTGGCTGCTTTCAGTAGTGGGTGGCAGATGAGGATGTCGCTTGGGAAGATTTTGCTGCAG GACCCAGATTTGTTGCTTTTGGATGAACCCACAAATCACCTTGACCTTGACACTATTGAGTGGCTTGAAGGTTATCTCCAGAAGCAAGATGTGCCGATGGTCATCATATCTCATGACAGAGCCTTTCTTGATCAATTGTGTACAAAAATTGTGGAAACTGATATGGGTGTGTCTAGGACATTTGAGGGAAATTATTCTCAATACATCATATCAAAAGCAGAATGGGTTGAAGCTCAGCTTGCTGCTTGGGAGAAGCATCAAAGGGAAATTGAGCACACGAGAGATTTAATAAGTAGGCTAGGTTCAGGAGCAAACTCTGGCCGTGCTTCTTCTGCTGAGAAG AAACTGGAGAGACTTCAAGAAGAGGATCAAATAGAGAAGCCATTTCAACGCAAACAAATGAAGATCAGGTTCCCAGAGCGTGGGAGAAGTGGAAGATCTGTTGTTGTGATTAGGGATTTGGAATTTGGTTATGAGGATAAG GTGCTTTTTAATAAGACAAATCTCATGAtagaaagaggagaaaaaattgCTATTATTGGTCCAAATGGATGTGGGAAGAGTACTTTACTGAAACTGATCATGGGTTTAGAGAAGCCAAGTAGAGGTGAAATTGTGCTTGGGGAACATAATGTACTACCAAATTATTTTGAGCAGAACCAG GCTGAGGCACTTGATTTAGATAAAACAGTACTTCAAACAGTGGAAGAAGTTGCGGAGGACTGGAGACTTGATGATATAAAGGGACTCCTTGGTCGTTGCAACTTCAAAGTGGATATGCTTGATAGAAAGGTTTCCTTTTTGAGTGGTGGAGAGAAG GCACGCCTAGCATTTTGCAAATTCATGGTTAAACCTTCAACTTTATTAGTTCTGGATGAACCAACTAATCACTTGGATATACCTTCAAAAGAGATGCTTGAG GAGGCCATATCAGAATACAAAGGCACAGTCATTACAGTTTCTCATGACCGGTATTTCATAAAGCAAATAGTTAATAGAGTAGTGGAAGTTAAAGATGGCAAGTTACAGGATTATGCAGGCGATTACAAT TATTATCTGGAGAAAAATCTGGATGCAAGGGTGAGAGAGCTTGAACGCGAAGCGGAGCTTGAGGACAAGGCTCCCAAAGTAAAGGCCAAATCCAAGATGTCGAAG GCTGAGAAGGAAGCTcggaagaaacaaaaaatgaagGCCTTTCAGGCTGCGAAACAAAAGTCAAAAGGGTTGAAGAATTCAAAGAGATGGAATTGA
- the LOC133693553 gene encoding DNA-directed RNA polymerase II subunit 4, whose protein sequence is MSGEEEENAAELKIGDDFLKAKCLMNCEVALILEHKYEQLQQMSDDPMNQVSQVFEKSLQYVKRFSRYKNPDAVRQVREILSRYQLAEFELCVLGNLCPETVEEAIAMVPSIKTKGRAHDDEAIEKMLNDLSLIKKFE, encoded by the exons ATGTCaggagaagaggaagagaaTGCGGCCGAGCTCAAAATCGGAGATG attttttgaaagCCAAGTGCTTAATGAATTGTGAAGTTGCTTTAATTCTTGAGCATAAGTATGAGCAGCTTCAACAGATGTCTGATGATCCTATGAATCAAGTATCCCA AGTATTTGAGAAATCACTGCAGTATGTGAAACGCTTTAGTCGCTATAAAAATCCCGATGCTGTCAGACAAGTTCGAGA AATTCTTAGCCGATACCAATTGGCTGAATTTGAG CTTTGTGTTCTTGGCAACCTTTGCCCGGAAACAGTCGAGGAAGCTATTGCCATGGTACCTTCTATCAAG ACCAAAGGCCGAGCTCACGATGATGAAGCAATTGAGAAAATGTTGAATGACCTGTCATTGATCAAGAAATTTGAATAG